The nucleotide window GAGCGTGGTATCACAATCAAATCTACTGGTATCTCTCTCTACTATGAGATGACTGATGAAGCTTTGAAGAGCTACAAGGGGGAGAGAAACGGAAATGAGTACCTCATCAATCTCATTGATTCCCCTGGGCACGTTGACTTTTCATCTGAAGTCACAGCTGCCCTTCGCATTACTGATGGTGCACTTGTGGTGGTTGATTGCATTGAGGGTGTTTGTGTCCAAACAGAGACTGTGCTTcgtcaagccttgggagaaaGGATCAGGCCTGTTTTGACTGTTAACAAGATGGACAGGTGCTTCCTTGAGCTCCAGGTCGATGGAGAGGAGGCTTACCAAGCATTCCAAAGGGTTATTGAGAATGCTAATGTCATTATGGCTACATACGAAGACCCCCTTCTTGGTGATGTCCAGGTCTATCCAGAGAAAGGAACAGTTGCCTTTTCAGCTGGTTTGCATGGTTGGGCTTTTACTCTGACCAACTTTGCCAAGATGTATGCATCCAAGTTTGGAGTTGATGAATCAAAGATGATGGAAAGGCTCTGGGGTGAGAACTACTTTGACCCAGCTACCAAGAAATGGACCAGCAAAAACACTGGTTCTGCTACCTGCAAGCGTGGTTTCGTTCAGTTCTGTTATGAACCCATCAAGCAGATTATCAACATCTGCATGAATGATCAGAAGGAGAAGTTGTGGCCCATGTTGACAAAGCTTGGTGTGACGATGAAGAGTGATGAAAAGGAGCTGATGGGGAAGGCGTTGATGAAGCGTGTCATGCAGACCTGGCTACCAGCCAGCAGTGCCCTTTTGGAAATGATGATCTTTCACCTTCCCTCTCCTTCAACTGCCCAGAGATACCGTGTTGAGAACTTGTACGAGGGTCCCCTTGATGATCAATATGCAAATGCTATCAGGAACTGCGATCCTGAAGGGCCTCTTATGCTCTATGTATCTAAGATGATTCCCGCATCTGACAAGGGTCGATTCTTTGCCTTTGGTCGTGTCTTTGCTGGTAAAGTCCAGACAGGTTTGAAGGTTAGAATCATGGGTCCAAATTATGTTCCTGGAGAGAAGAAGGATTTGTATGTTAAGAACGTGCAGAGGACTGTTATTTGGATgggaaagaaacaagaaactgTTGAGGATGTTCCTTGTGGTAACACTGTTGCCTTGGTCGGTCTTGATCAGTTTATCACCAAGAATGCTACGTTGACAAATGAGAAGGAAGCGGATGCTCACCCCATTCGTGCTATGAAGTTCTCTGTTTCACCTGTTGTGCGTGTTGCTGTTCAATGCAAGGTGGCTTCTGACCTTCCCAAACTGGTTGAAGGTCTCAAACGTCTGGCCAAGTCTGATCCTATGGTTGTCTGTTCCATTGAGGAATCCGGTGAGCACATTATTGCTGGTGCTGGTGAACTTCATCTTGAGATTTGTTTGAAGGATCTACAAGATGATTTCATGGGTGGAGCTGAGATTATAAAATCTGACCCCGTTGTGTCTTTCCGTGAGACTGTCCTGGAGAAGTCTAGTCGTACTGTGATGAGCAAGTCACCCAACAAGCATAACCGTCTGTATATGGAAGCTCGACCCTTGGAGGAAGGTCTTCCTGAGGCCATTGATGATGGCCGTATTGGCCCAAGAGATGATCCCAAAATTCGTTCCAAGATCTTGGCTGAAGAGTTTGGTTGGGACAAGGATCTTGCTAAGAAAATCTGGTGTTTTGGCCCTGAGACCACCGGTCCTAACATGGTGGTGGATATGTGTAAGGGAGTTCAGTACCTGAATGAAATTAAGGACTCTGTTGTTGCTGGTTTCCAGTGGGCTTCAAAGGAAGGTGCATTGGCAGAAGAAAACATGAGGGGTATTTGCTTTGAAGTCTGTGATGTGGTTCTTCATGCTGATGCCATCCACAGAGGAGGTGGTCAGGTCATTCCCACTGCTAGGAGGGTCATCTATGCTTCCCAGATCACTGCCAAGCCAAGGCTCCTTGAACCTGTATATCTTGTTGAAATCCAAGCTCCAGAGCAGGCTCTTGGTGGTATCTACAGTGTTCTTAATCAGAAACGTGGGCATGTGTTTGAGGAAATTCAGAGGCCTGGTACCCCACTCTACAACATCAAGGCCTACCTCCCCGTCATTGAATCTTTTGGGTTCTCTGGTCAACTGAGGGCTTCGACTTCAGGGCAGGCCTTCCCGCAATGTGTCTTTGATCATTGGGAGATGATGTCGTCTGATCCATTGGAAGTTGGATCCCAGGCTGCGCAGCTTGTTACAGATATCCGCAAGAGGAAGGGCTTGAAGGAGCAAATGACCCCGCTATCCGAGTTTGAGGATAAGCTTTAAACAATTTACTGTGCTATTAGTTTTTTGTCCTGCCAATTGGCCTGAGGAGATTGCACTACAATATTTTTGGTCTTTAgctattttaatttgttggttCTGTCCTCCGTTACTGTTAGGGACTTGTAGCTTCATCTTCCCTGTTATGATGTTCCGTTTGGTGAACTTCTTACTCTATTTTCTACATGGGTTATGATATATATCGTACTTTCTCTTCTATTTTCACATCTGTGttccttttgtttattttattaccaTCTGTAAACAAATTATTCCACATTTCTGCCTCCTGATTAGGGAATGCATCTTACATGACACTCTGCTCTTGATTTCGGATCAACATGTTTGCTTGAGTTGCTCAAAGTAGCAGATGAACCAACTTTGCAAATTGTAGGCTTCCGATTTTCAACTAGGATGATTTTGCTTGTTATCGAATGTTTTAGAGATGAGTGCTTAACTGCTAGTTGGTGCCACACAGAACTCTTGGGGAATCTTACTTTGACTCACATTCCTTTCCCTCTTTAACCAGCTTTTTACCTCTCATTTTACTCCTCACCATAAAGACTCAAAAATTTAagcttataaattacaattatcCTTTTATAGATTTCTTTAGTCCGTTTTTCTGAAGGAGCACAATGCTAATATAAATTTAAGTTGGGTTTATAATTCGGACTAGTTTACTATACTATACTAGACTAACAATTAACTATCGCTTGTAGTTTAGagtatcgcttgtattaaaagaaaatactgGAGTCATCAATTTGACTATTGATCTAGTTCTGCTTCTATTTCTCTTCCAAGTATCCCAAGAGGTAGCAAATTGGACTGCCTCCCTCCTCCCattaatatatgttttaaataaataaatacaaaagagGAGGCGGGTCAGCATGGGCTCTCTGTCAGACCCGCCAAATAGCGGGCTACAGGCCTTAATATTATTCAACACACTTTGCAACTTCCAAGGTACGAAACCATTCAAATTCCCAAACCAAAACTCCTAGTTACCGCACTTCCGAACTGTAGAGATGGACCGCAAAGATAATCAATCTCCTCAAGGTTTTCAATGACCTCTTTACTTCTGGAATGTTttcgttttcattttctggttATTAGATGAGTataattcaaattgaaaatggtGCAGGTGAGACAGCTCGGATTCTGGTTGAATTCCTGGAGGTAGCAATCACTTCAATCGTTTTCCTCAAAGGAATTTACCCTCCAGGTTTGTTCTAAACCCATTTCCCTcgttttggttgctgagaaaaaaAGTTGTGGTTTTGAGTTCTGTTTTTCTTCATTATCTGGGGAACCCAGAACGCAAAACCCAGTTTCAAATTGCATATGAGCTTAGCGGGATAATGGGTAAttgttgtttttgcattttcaactGCTTTCACTGATGATTGGTTTTGGGCAAAGGTGCTTTTGAAAGAAGGAAATATATGAATTTGGTGGTTCATAGCGCTCGTCACCCCGAACTCAGAGATTATATCCATTCTGCTGTCTCGGGACTTCATCCTTTCATCCAAAAGGTTGATCCTTTActcatttatttccttttacttttttctttcttgtttcttcaaaaatttctcatatatCTCATGTGTTCGAAAATTCGGTCTAGGCGGCCGCCTAGGCGCTAGGCgggttggttttttttctttttttttaatatttattttttttaagaaagatACTGTCTTTCTTATTCGTTTAATGTATTTATTCCGGTGATGTTCCATTTTCACTAAAACAGACGTACATTTTACAAACTAGGGTCTGGTGGAGAGAGTAGCagttattttctttaacagtGATAGCATCCCTGTGGAAAGATTTATGTTTAAGCTCACTGTGAATCAGTCTTATGGCTCAAGGGTGGAAGAAGCTGACCTGGAGTTCTCACTAAGGTCGTTTTTTATCAAGCTTCCTTTCTCAGAATCCCTTACACGGGTTCTTCCCCAGGGTAAGTTTTAAGTTTCATAGTTGACAACTGTACATTGATGTTCATTTTTTTGCTTCAGTGTTGTAGTTTTGTCTTAGAATACTATTTGATATAATTCTTTTTCAATGCTGTAGTTCCGTTTGGTTTTCGCTTTAAAATTACTACTTTCTATCAAATGCTTTGGTTTAATTGGTTGAGTATTGACCATATGCTTGGGTGGTTGTTGAGCTCATGAAATATGGTTTGGATTTTCATGTCTGCTTTCCTTAATTGCAGCTAGGTGTGTAAGCTTTTCCTTTATAACAG belongs to Prunus persica cultivar Lovell chromosome G4, Prunus_persica_NCBIv2, whole genome shotgun sequence and includes:
- the LOC18780514 gene encoding elongation factor 2, yielding MVKFTAEELRRIMDYKHNIRNMSVIAHVDHGKSTLTDSLVAAAGIIAQEVAGDVRMTDTRADEAERGITIKSTGISLYYEMTDEALKSYKGERNGNEYLINLIDSPGHVDFSSEVTAALRITDGALVVVDCIEGVCVQTETVLRQALGERIRPVLTVNKMDRCFLELQVDGEEAYQAFQRVIENANVIMATYEDPLLGDVQVYPEKGTVAFSAGLHGWAFTLTNFAKMYASKFGVDESKMMERLWGENYFDPATKKWTSKNTGSATCKRGFVQFCYEPIKQIINICMNDQKEKLWPMLTKLGVTMKSDEKELMGKALMKRVMQTWLPASSALLEMMIFHLPSPSTAQRYRVENLYEGPLDDQYANAIRNCDPEGPLMLYVSKMIPASDKGRFFAFGRVFAGKVQTGLKVRIMGPNYVPGEKKDLYVKNVQRTVIWMGKKQETVEDVPCGNTVALVGLDQFITKNATLTNEKEADAHPIRAMKFSVSPVVRVAVQCKVASDLPKLVEGLKRLAKSDPMVVCSIEESGEHIIAGAGELHLEICLKDLQDDFMGGAEIIKSDPVVSFRETVLEKSSRTVMSKSPNKHNRLYMEARPLEEGLPEAIDDGRIGPRDDPKIRSKILAEEFGWDKDLAKKIWCFGPETTGPNMVVDMCKGVQYLNEIKDSVVAGFQWASKEGALAEENMRGICFEVCDVVLHADAIHRGGGQVIPTARRVIYASQITAKPRLLEPVYLVEIQAPEQALGGIYSVLNQKRGHVFEEIQRPGTPLYNIKAYLPVIESFGFSGQLRASTSGQAFPQCVFDHWEMMSSDPLEVGSQAAQLVTDIRKRKGLKEQMTPLSEFEDKL
- the LOC18780535 gene encoding DNA polymerase zeta processivity subunit isoform X1 — protein: MDRKDNQSPQGETARILVEFLEVAITSIVFLKGIYPPGAFERRKYMNLVVHSARHPELRDYIHSAVSGLHPFIQKGLVERVAVIFFNSDSIPVERFMFKLTVNQSYGSRVEEADLEFSLRSFFIKLPFSESLTRVLPQDCRWEITAYFRSLPQTSTSKDAELWIPTDIQQWQQPPLITPIKSMSSEPLSVQFYLEHPGLSEPKA
- the LOC18780535 gene encoding DNA polymerase zeta processivity subunit isoform X2 — protein: MDRKDNQSPQGETARILVEFLEVAITSIVFLKGIYPPGAFERRKYMNLVVHSARHPELRDYIHSAVSGLHPFIQKSYGSRVEEADLEFSLRSFFIKLPFSESLTRVLPQDCRWEITAYFRSLPQTSTSKDAELWIPTDIQQWQQPPLITPIKSMSSEPLSVQFYLEHPGLSEPKA